The Synchiropus splendidus isolate RoL2022-P1 chromosome 8, RoL_Sspl_1.0, whole genome shotgun sequence genome has a window encoding:
- the LOC128764240 gene encoding von Willebrand factor A domain-containing protein 5A-like isoform X11 has protein sequence MVNCCGLVTLKNEPVPLKSIAVELEVQDHVATVVSTLLYENKEENPVEACFVFPLPGDAAVCHFSAKIGQTEIVAQVKEKEQAREEYDDALSSGQQAFLLEESEQSPDIFSLSVGSLPPGESASIRLEYVTELAVQADDGLRFCLPGVLNPRYEPRESQGETIQVMSAPASQISYTLSFSARMSSSRPVARVESNSSLEPLQYLNTGKTQATVKLADGHKFDRDIELLIYYEDAHQPSAVVEAGQASAKPGSMMADPVVMVSLYPEFPKDVMSSMSSCGEFVFLLDRSGSMGRCVSSSKTEMRIQSARDTLVFLLKSLPMGCYFNIYSFGTAFEHVFPKSVEYSQKTMDEALKKVGKMGADLGGTEILEPLKSIYKQSCIPKHPRQLFVFTDGGVSNTKAVIDLVKSNAGSHRCFSFGIGEGASTALINGLAKEGGGHAQFITGAERMQPKVMQSLRFSLQPAVVDISVTWDMPSVTTLSPPITTLFQGQRSIIYAQLSGETTEAEGGVTVKYSLAGQPSQNQLRFSLAPTGDTGLTVHRLAARTLIRSLETQESRKQDEVKPEVVDLSVQSGVSSSFTSFIAVNKSSNEAVKGPLLQRNVLMAAAPRMMKMCSAPNDDLVEESSRDSPPPKDLLLQVVTLQKASGCWELDSNLAAVFSKSVSEVEKPKPQEVTPQVWATMLALIWLHGFKSDDREEWELLSMKAVSWLKAQNAPSLDQCVAAGNQLLGCSVTKDLLGV, from the exons ATGGTGAACTGCTGTGGACTCGTGACGCTGAAGAATGAGCCAG TTCCTCTGAAGAGCATCGCAGTAGAGCTGGAGGTCCAGGACCATGTGGCCACCGTGGTCTCCACCCTGCTCTACGAGAACAAGGAAGAAAATCCCGTCGAGGCGTGTTTCGTCTTCCCTCTGCCTGGAGATGCGGCCGTGTGTCACTTCAGCGCCAAGATTGGACAGACTGAGATTGTAGCCCAGGTGAAAGAGAAAGAGCAG GCTCGCGAGGAGTACGACGACGCCCTGAGCTCCGGTCAGCAGGCCttcctgctggaggagagcgagcaaAGTCCGGACATCTTCTCGCTGAGTGTGGGGAGTCTGCCTCCAGGAGAGAGCGCCTCCATCAGGCTGGAGTATGTCACTGAGCTGGCAGTGCAGGCAGATGACGGGCTGAGGTTTTGTCTGCCGGGTGTGCTCAACCCCCGCTACGAACCTCGAG AAAGCCaaggcgagaccatccaggtgATGTCTGCGCCAGCCTCCCAGATTTCTTACACGCTGTCCTTCTCTGCACGGATGTCTTCCTCCCGCCCCGTCGCCAGGGTGGAGTCCAACTCGTCCCTGGAGCCGCTGCAGTACCTGAACACTGGCAAGACGCAGGCCACC gtcaAGTTGGCTGACGGACACAAGTTCGACAGGGACATCGAACTGCTGATTTATTACGAAGACGCTCACCAGCCGTCTGCTGTGGTGGAGGCCGGACAAGCCTCTGCCAAACCTG GCTCCATGATGGCCGACCCAGTGGTGATGGTCAGCTTGTACCCAGAGTTCCCTaaggatgtgatgtcatccatgTCTTCATGTGGAGAGTTTGTCTTTCTTCTGGATCGATCAGGAAGTATGGGTCGTTGCGTGAGCAGCAGCAAGACTGAGATGCGCATCCAAAGTGCTCGG GACACTCTGGTGTTTCTGCTGAAGAGTTTGCCGATGGGCTGCTACTTCAACATCTACAGTTTTGGCACGGCATTCGAACACGTTTTCCC CAAGAGTGTGGAATACAGCCAGAAGACCATGGATGAGGCCTTGAAGAAAGTGGGCAAAATGGGCGCTGACCTTGGAGGAACTGAGATTTTGGAACCTCTCAAAAGCATTTACAAGCAGAGCTGCATCCCCAAACATCCCAGACAA CTATTTGTCTTCACAGACGGTGGAGTGTCAAACACCAAAGCAGTCATTGATCTGGTGAAGAGCAATGCTGGCTCTCACAG GTGTTTCTCTTTCGGGATCGGGGAAGGAGCCAGCACCGCTCTCATCAACGGGCTGGCTAAAGAAGGAGGAGGCCACGCTCAGTTCATCACTGGAGCCGAGCGGATGCAGCCAAAG GTGATGCAGTCGCTGAGATTCTCCCTGCAGCCTGCGGTGGTGGACATCTCAGTCACATGGGACATGCCGTCCGTCACCACATTGTCTCCCCCCATCACAACGCTCttccagggtcagaggtcaattaTTTACGCTCAACTGTCGGGGGAG ACCACAGAAGCCGAGGGAGGCGTGACAGTGAAGTACTCCCTCGCAGGTCAGCCATCCCAGAACCAGCTCCGCTTCAGTCTGGCGCCCACAGGGGACACAGG ACTGACAGTCCACAGATTGGCTGCTCGCACTCTCATCCGCTCTCTGGAGACGCAGGAAAGCAGGAAGCAGGATGAAGTGAAACCAGAGGTGGTGGATCTCAGCGTCCAGTCAGGAGtgagcagctccttcacctCATTCATTGCTGTCAACAAAAGCAGCAATGAAGCTGTCAAGGGCCCTCTGTTGCAACGGAATGTTCTGATGGCAG caGCCCCACGcatgatgaaaatgtgttcagcACCGAACG ATGACCTGGTGGAAG AAAGCAGCCGTGACAGCCCACCACCCAAAGACCTGCTGTTGCAGGTGGTGACCCTACAGAAAGCATCCGGCTGCTGGGAGCTGGACTCCAACCTGGCAGCTGTGTTCTCCAAGTCTGTGTCAGAGGTGGAAAAACCAAAACCTCAGGAA GTAACGCCGCAGGTCTGGGCCACCATGTTGGCTCTCATCTGGCTCCACGGCTTCAAGTCTGATGACAGAGAGGAGTGGGAGCTCCTGTCCATGAAGGCGGTGTCTTGGCTGAAGGCTCAGAACG CTCCAAGCTTGGACCAGTGTGTGGCAGCCGGGAACCAACTGCTGGGCTGCAGCGTGACAAAGGACCTGCTGGGAGTTTAA
- the LOC128764240 gene encoding von Willebrand factor A domain-containing protein 5A-like isoform X10, with product MVNCCGLVTLKNEPVPLKSIAVELEVQDHVATVVSTLLYENKEENPVEACFVFPLPGDAAVCHFSAKIGQTEIVAQVKEKEQAREEYDDALSSGQQAFLLEESEQSPDIFSLSVGSLPPGESASIRLEYVTELAVQADDGLRFCLPGVLNPRYEPRESQGETIQVMSAPASQISYTLSFSARMSSSRPVARVESNSSLEPLQYLNTGKTQATVKLADGHKFDRDIELLIYYEDAHQPSAVVEAGQASAKPGSMMADPVVMVSLYPEFPKDVMSSMSSCGEFVFLLDRSGSMGRCVSSSKTEMRIQSARDTLVFLLKSLPMGCYFNIYSFGTAFEHVFPKSVEYSQKTMDEALKKVGKMGADLGGTEILEPLKSIYKQSCIPKHPRQLFVFTDGGVSNTKAVIDLVKSNAGSHRCFSFGIGEGASTALINGLAKEGGGHAQFITGAERMQPKVMQSLRFSLQPAVVDISVTWDMPSVTTLSPPITTLFQGQRSIIYAQLSGETTEAEGGVTVKYSLAGQPSQNQLRFSLAPTGDTGLTVHRLAARTLIRSLETQESRKQDEVKPEVVDLSVQSGVSSSFTSFIAVNKSSNEAVKGPLLQRNVLMAAQVDICSALIAADMCSKNFVQLGGAPTRSKSFGFGFLQKLRLKPRAQVNICSAPNAAPRMMKMCSAPNDDLVEESSRDSPPPKDLLLQVVTLQKASGCWELDSNLAAVFSKSVSEVEKPKPQEVTPQVWATMLALIWLHGFKSDDREEWELLSMKAVSWLKAQNAPSLDQCVAAGNQLLGCSVTKDLLGV from the exons ATGGTGAACTGCTGTGGACTCGTGACGCTGAAGAATGAGCCAG TTCCTCTGAAGAGCATCGCAGTAGAGCTGGAGGTCCAGGACCATGTGGCCACCGTGGTCTCCACCCTGCTCTACGAGAACAAGGAAGAAAATCCCGTCGAGGCGTGTTTCGTCTTCCCTCTGCCTGGAGATGCGGCCGTGTGTCACTTCAGCGCCAAGATTGGACAGACTGAGATTGTAGCCCAGGTGAAAGAGAAAGAGCAG GCTCGCGAGGAGTACGACGACGCCCTGAGCTCCGGTCAGCAGGCCttcctgctggaggagagcgagcaaAGTCCGGACATCTTCTCGCTGAGTGTGGGGAGTCTGCCTCCAGGAGAGAGCGCCTCCATCAGGCTGGAGTATGTCACTGAGCTGGCAGTGCAGGCAGATGACGGGCTGAGGTTTTGTCTGCCGGGTGTGCTCAACCCCCGCTACGAACCTCGAG AAAGCCaaggcgagaccatccaggtgATGTCTGCGCCAGCCTCCCAGATTTCTTACACGCTGTCCTTCTCTGCACGGATGTCTTCCTCCCGCCCCGTCGCCAGGGTGGAGTCCAACTCGTCCCTGGAGCCGCTGCAGTACCTGAACACTGGCAAGACGCAGGCCACC gtcaAGTTGGCTGACGGACACAAGTTCGACAGGGACATCGAACTGCTGATTTATTACGAAGACGCTCACCAGCCGTCTGCTGTGGTGGAGGCCGGACAAGCCTCTGCCAAACCTG GCTCCATGATGGCCGACCCAGTGGTGATGGTCAGCTTGTACCCAGAGTTCCCTaaggatgtgatgtcatccatgTCTTCATGTGGAGAGTTTGTCTTTCTTCTGGATCGATCAGGAAGTATGGGTCGTTGCGTGAGCAGCAGCAAGACTGAGATGCGCATCCAAAGTGCTCGG GACACTCTGGTGTTTCTGCTGAAGAGTTTGCCGATGGGCTGCTACTTCAACATCTACAGTTTTGGCACGGCATTCGAACACGTTTTCCC CAAGAGTGTGGAATACAGCCAGAAGACCATGGATGAGGCCTTGAAGAAAGTGGGCAAAATGGGCGCTGACCTTGGAGGAACTGAGATTTTGGAACCTCTCAAAAGCATTTACAAGCAGAGCTGCATCCCCAAACATCCCAGACAA CTATTTGTCTTCACAGACGGTGGAGTGTCAAACACCAAAGCAGTCATTGATCTGGTGAAGAGCAATGCTGGCTCTCACAG GTGTTTCTCTTTCGGGATCGGGGAAGGAGCCAGCACCGCTCTCATCAACGGGCTGGCTAAAGAAGGAGGAGGCCACGCTCAGTTCATCACTGGAGCCGAGCGGATGCAGCCAAAG GTGATGCAGTCGCTGAGATTCTCCCTGCAGCCTGCGGTGGTGGACATCTCAGTCACATGGGACATGCCGTCCGTCACCACATTGTCTCCCCCCATCACAACGCTCttccagggtcagaggtcaattaTTTACGCTCAACTGTCGGGGGAG ACCACAGAAGCCGAGGGAGGCGTGACAGTGAAGTACTCCCTCGCAGGTCAGCCATCCCAGAACCAGCTCCGCTTCAGTCTGGCGCCCACAGGGGACACAGG ACTGACAGTCCACAGATTGGCTGCTCGCACTCTCATCCGCTCTCTGGAGACGCAGGAAAGCAGGAAGCAGGATGAAGTGAAACCAGAGGTGGTGGATCTCAGCGTCCAGTCAGGAGtgagcagctccttcacctCATTCATTGCTGTCAACAAAAGCAGCAATGAAGCTGTCAAGGGCCCTCTGTTGCAACGGAATGTTCTGATGGCAG cCCAAGTCGACATATGTTCGGCACTGATCG cTGCAGACATGTGCTCCAAGAACTTCGTACAACTTG GCGGTGCGCCAACAAGAAGCAAAAGTTTCGGCTTTGGTTTTCTTCAAAAACTGAGATTAAAACCAAGAG cCCAAGTCAACATATGTTCAGCACCGAATG caGCCCCACGcatgatgaaaatgtgttcagcACCGAACG ATGACCTGGTGGAAG AAAGCAGCCGTGACAGCCCACCACCCAAAGACCTGCTGTTGCAGGTGGTGACCCTACAGAAAGCATCCGGCTGCTGGGAGCTGGACTCCAACCTGGCAGCTGTGTTCTCCAAGTCTGTGTCAGAGGTGGAAAAACCAAAACCTCAGGAA GTAACGCCGCAGGTCTGGGCCACCATGTTGGCTCTCATCTGGCTCCACGGCTTCAAGTCTGATGACAGAGAGGAGTGGGAGCTCCTGTCCATGAAGGCGGTGTCTTGGCTGAAGGCTCAGAACG CTCCAAGCTTGGACCAGTGTGTGGCAGCCGGGAACCAACTGCTGGGCTGCAGCGTGACAAAGGACCTGCTGGGAGTTTAA
- the LOC128764240 gene encoding von Willebrand factor A domain-containing protein 5A-like isoform X3, translating to MVNCCGLVTLKNEPVPLKSIAVELEVQDHVATVVSTLLYENKEENPVEACFVFPLPGDAAVCHFSAKIGQTEIVAQVKEKEQAREEYDDALSSGQQAFLLEESEQSPDIFSLSVGSLPPGESASIRLEYVTELAVQADDGLRFCLPGVLNPRYEPRESQGETIQVMSAPASQISYTLSFSARMSSSRPVARVESNSSLEPLQYLNTGKTQATVKLADGHKFDRDIELLIYYEDAHQPSAVVEAGQASAKPGSMMADPVVMVSLYPEFPKDVMSSMSSCGEFVFLLDRSGSMGRCVSSSKTEMRIQSARDTLVFLLKSLPMGCYFNIYSFGTAFEHVFPKSVEYSQKTMDEALKKVGKMGADLGGTEILEPLKSIYKQSCIPKHPRQLFVFTDGGVSNTKAVIDLVKSNAGSHRCFSFGIGEGASTALINGLAKEGGGHAQFITGAERMQPKVMQSLRFSLQPAVVDISVTWDMPSVTTLSPPITTLFQGQRSIIYAQLSGETTEAEGGVTVKYSLAGQPSQNQLRFSLAPTGDTGLTVHRLAARTLIRSLETQESRKQDEVKPEVVDLSVQSGVSSSFTSFIAVNKSSNEAVKGPLLQRNVLMAAQVDICSALIAQVNICSARSAAPRMMKMCSALSAAETCSMDSGQYAQALMCSIPKAADMCSKNFVQLGGAPTRSKSFGFGFLQKLRLKPRAQVNICSAPNAPRMMKMCSAPNDDLVEESSRDSPPPKDLLLQVVTLQKASGCWELDSNLAAVFSKSVSEVEKPKPQEVTPQVWATMLALIWLHGFKSDDREEWELLSMKAVSWLKAQNAPSLDQCVAAGNQLLGCSVTKDLLGV from the exons ATGGTGAACTGCTGTGGACTCGTGACGCTGAAGAATGAGCCAG TTCCTCTGAAGAGCATCGCAGTAGAGCTGGAGGTCCAGGACCATGTGGCCACCGTGGTCTCCACCCTGCTCTACGAGAACAAGGAAGAAAATCCCGTCGAGGCGTGTTTCGTCTTCCCTCTGCCTGGAGATGCGGCCGTGTGTCACTTCAGCGCCAAGATTGGACAGACTGAGATTGTAGCCCAGGTGAAAGAGAAAGAGCAG GCTCGCGAGGAGTACGACGACGCCCTGAGCTCCGGTCAGCAGGCCttcctgctggaggagagcgagcaaAGTCCGGACATCTTCTCGCTGAGTGTGGGGAGTCTGCCTCCAGGAGAGAGCGCCTCCATCAGGCTGGAGTATGTCACTGAGCTGGCAGTGCAGGCAGATGACGGGCTGAGGTTTTGTCTGCCGGGTGTGCTCAACCCCCGCTACGAACCTCGAG AAAGCCaaggcgagaccatccaggtgATGTCTGCGCCAGCCTCCCAGATTTCTTACACGCTGTCCTTCTCTGCACGGATGTCTTCCTCCCGCCCCGTCGCCAGGGTGGAGTCCAACTCGTCCCTGGAGCCGCTGCAGTACCTGAACACTGGCAAGACGCAGGCCACC gtcaAGTTGGCTGACGGACACAAGTTCGACAGGGACATCGAACTGCTGATTTATTACGAAGACGCTCACCAGCCGTCTGCTGTGGTGGAGGCCGGACAAGCCTCTGCCAAACCTG GCTCCATGATGGCCGACCCAGTGGTGATGGTCAGCTTGTACCCAGAGTTCCCTaaggatgtgatgtcatccatgTCTTCATGTGGAGAGTTTGTCTTTCTTCTGGATCGATCAGGAAGTATGGGTCGTTGCGTGAGCAGCAGCAAGACTGAGATGCGCATCCAAAGTGCTCGG GACACTCTGGTGTTTCTGCTGAAGAGTTTGCCGATGGGCTGCTACTTCAACATCTACAGTTTTGGCACGGCATTCGAACACGTTTTCCC CAAGAGTGTGGAATACAGCCAGAAGACCATGGATGAGGCCTTGAAGAAAGTGGGCAAAATGGGCGCTGACCTTGGAGGAACTGAGATTTTGGAACCTCTCAAAAGCATTTACAAGCAGAGCTGCATCCCCAAACATCCCAGACAA CTATTTGTCTTCACAGACGGTGGAGTGTCAAACACCAAAGCAGTCATTGATCTGGTGAAGAGCAATGCTGGCTCTCACAG GTGTTTCTCTTTCGGGATCGGGGAAGGAGCCAGCACCGCTCTCATCAACGGGCTGGCTAAAGAAGGAGGAGGCCACGCTCAGTTCATCACTGGAGCCGAGCGGATGCAGCCAAAG GTGATGCAGTCGCTGAGATTCTCCCTGCAGCCTGCGGTGGTGGACATCTCAGTCACATGGGACATGCCGTCCGTCACCACATTGTCTCCCCCCATCACAACGCTCttccagggtcagaggtcaattaTTTACGCTCAACTGTCGGGGGAG ACCACAGAAGCCGAGGGAGGCGTGACAGTGAAGTACTCCCTCGCAGGTCAGCCATCCCAGAACCAGCTCCGCTTCAGTCTGGCGCCCACAGGGGACACAGG ACTGACAGTCCACAGATTGGCTGCTCGCACTCTCATCCGCTCTCTGGAGACGCAGGAAAGCAGGAAGCAGGATGAAGTGAAACCAGAGGTGGTGGATCTCAGCGTCCAGTCAGGAGtgagcagctccttcacctCATTCATTGCTGTCAACAAAAGCAGCAATGAAGCTGTCAAGGGCCCTCTGTTGCAACGGAATGTTCTGATGGCAG cCCAAGTCGACATATGTTCGGCACTGATCG cCCAAGTCAACATATGTTCGGCACGGAGCG caGCCCCACGcatgatgaaaatgtgttcagcACTGAGCG cCGCAGAGACGTGCTCCATGGACTCCGGCCAATATG cCCAAGCCTTGATGTGTTCGATACCGAAAG cTGCAGACATGTGCTCCAAGAACTTCGTACAACTTG GCGGTGCGCCAACAAGAAGCAAAAGTTTCGGCTTTGGTTTTCTTCAAAAACTGAGATTAAAACCAAGAG cCCAAGTCAACATATGTTCAGCACCGAATG CCCCACGcatgatgaaaatgtgttcagcACCGAACG ATGACCTGGTGGAAG AAAGCAGCCGTGACAGCCCACCACCCAAAGACCTGCTGTTGCAGGTGGTGACCCTACAGAAAGCATCCGGCTGCTGGGAGCTGGACTCCAACCTGGCAGCTGTGTTCTCCAAGTCTGTGTCAGAGGTGGAAAAACCAAAACCTCAGGAA GTAACGCCGCAGGTCTGGGCCACCATGTTGGCTCTCATCTGGCTCCACGGCTTCAAGTCTGATGACAGAGAGGAGTGGGAGCTCCTGTCCATGAAGGCGGTGTCTTGGCTGAAGGCTCAGAACG CTCCAAGCTTGGACCAGTGTGTGGCAGCCGGGAACCAACTGCTGGGCTGCAGCGTGACAAAGGACCTGCTGGGAGTTTAA
- the LOC128764240 gene encoding von Willebrand factor A domain-containing protein 5A-like isoform X2, with product MVNCCGLVTLKNEPVPLKSIAVELEVQDHVATVVSTLLYENKEENPVEACFVFPLPGDAAVCHFSAKIGQTEIVAQVKEKEQAREEYDDALSSGQQAFLLEESEQSPDIFSLSVGSLPPGESASIRLEYVTELAVQADDGLRFCLPGVLNPRYEPRESQGETIQVMSAPASQISYTLSFSARMSSSRPVARVESNSSLEPLQYLNTGKTQATVKLADGHKFDRDIELLIYYEDAHQPSAVVEAGQASAKPGSMMADPVVMVSLYPEFPKDVMSSMSSCGEFVFLLDRSGSMGRCVSSSKTEMRIQSARDTLVFLLKSLPMGCYFNIYSFGTAFEHVFPKSVEYSQKTMDEALKKVGKMGADLGGTEILEPLKSIYKQSCIPKHPRQLFVFTDGGVSNTKAVIDLVKSNAGSHRCFSFGIGEGASTALINGLAKEGGGHAQFITGAERMQPKVMQSLRFSLQPAVVDISVTWDMPSVTTLSPPITTLFQGQRSIIYAQLSGETTEAEGGVTVKYSLAGQPSQNQLRFSLAPTGDTGLTVHRLAARTLIRSLETQESRKQDEVKPEVVDLSVQSGVSSSFTSFIAVNKSSNEAVKGPLLQRNVLMAAQVDICSALIAQVNICSARSAPRMMKMCSALSAAETCSMDSGQYAQALMCSIPKAADMCSKNFVQLGGAPTRSKSFGFGFLQKLRLKPRAQVNICSAPNAAPRMMKMCSAPNDDLVEESSRDSPPPKDLLLQVVTLQKASGCWELDSNLAAVFSKSVSEVEKPKPQEVTPQVWATMLALIWLHGFKSDDREEWELLSMKAVSWLKAQNAPSLDQCVAAGNQLLGCSVTKDLLGV from the exons ATGGTGAACTGCTGTGGACTCGTGACGCTGAAGAATGAGCCAG TTCCTCTGAAGAGCATCGCAGTAGAGCTGGAGGTCCAGGACCATGTGGCCACCGTGGTCTCCACCCTGCTCTACGAGAACAAGGAAGAAAATCCCGTCGAGGCGTGTTTCGTCTTCCCTCTGCCTGGAGATGCGGCCGTGTGTCACTTCAGCGCCAAGATTGGACAGACTGAGATTGTAGCCCAGGTGAAAGAGAAAGAGCAG GCTCGCGAGGAGTACGACGACGCCCTGAGCTCCGGTCAGCAGGCCttcctgctggaggagagcgagcaaAGTCCGGACATCTTCTCGCTGAGTGTGGGGAGTCTGCCTCCAGGAGAGAGCGCCTCCATCAGGCTGGAGTATGTCACTGAGCTGGCAGTGCAGGCAGATGACGGGCTGAGGTTTTGTCTGCCGGGTGTGCTCAACCCCCGCTACGAACCTCGAG AAAGCCaaggcgagaccatccaggtgATGTCTGCGCCAGCCTCCCAGATTTCTTACACGCTGTCCTTCTCTGCACGGATGTCTTCCTCCCGCCCCGTCGCCAGGGTGGAGTCCAACTCGTCCCTGGAGCCGCTGCAGTACCTGAACACTGGCAAGACGCAGGCCACC gtcaAGTTGGCTGACGGACACAAGTTCGACAGGGACATCGAACTGCTGATTTATTACGAAGACGCTCACCAGCCGTCTGCTGTGGTGGAGGCCGGACAAGCCTCTGCCAAACCTG GCTCCATGATGGCCGACCCAGTGGTGATGGTCAGCTTGTACCCAGAGTTCCCTaaggatgtgatgtcatccatgTCTTCATGTGGAGAGTTTGTCTTTCTTCTGGATCGATCAGGAAGTATGGGTCGTTGCGTGAGCAGCAGCAAGACTGAGATGCGCATCCAAAGTGCTCGG GACACTCTGGTGTTTCTGCTGAAGAGTTTGCCGATGGGCTGCTACTTCAACATCTACAGTTTTGGCACGGCATTCGAACACGTTTTCCC CAAGAGTGTGGAATACAGCCAGAAGACCATGGATGAGGCCTTGAAGAAAGTGGGCAAAATGGGCGCTGACCTTGGAGGAACTGAGATTTTGGAACCTCTCAAAAGCATTTACAAGCAGAGCTGCATCCCCAAACATCCCAGACAA CTATTTGTCTTCACAGACGGTGGAGTGTCAAACACCAAAGCAGTCATTGATCTGGTGAAGAGCAATGCTGGCTCTCACAG GTGTTTCTCTTTCGGGATCGGGGAAGGAGCCAGCACCGCTCTCATCAACGGGCTGGCTAAAGAAGGAGGAGGCCACGCTCAGTTCATCACTGGAGCCGAGCGGATGCAGCCAAAG GTGATGCAGTCGCTGAGATTCTCCCTGCAGCCTGCGGTGGTGGACATCTCAGTCACATGGGACATGCCGTCCGTCACCACATTGTCTCCCCCCATCACAACGCTCttccagggtcagaggtcaattaTTTACGCTCAACTGTCGGGGGAG ACCACAGAAGCCGAGGGAGGCGTGACAGTGAAGTACTCCCTCGCAGGTCAGCCATCCCAGAACCAGCTCCGCTTCAGTCTGGCGCCCACAGGGGACACAGG ACTGACAGTCCACAGATTGGCTGCTCGCACTCTCATCCGCTCTCTGGAGACGCAGGAAAGCAGGAAGCAGGATGAAGTGAAACCAGAGGTGGTGGATCTCAGCGTCCAGTCAGGAGtgagcagctccttcacctCATTCATTGCTGTCAACAAAAGCAGCAATGAAGCTGTCAAGGGCCCTCTGTTGCAACGGAATGTTCTGATGGCAG cCCAAGTCGACATATGTTCGGCACTGATCG cCCAAGTCAACATATGTTCGGCACGGAGCG CCCCACGcatgatgaaaatgtgttcagcACTGAGCG cCGCAGAGACGTGCTCCATGGACTCCGGCCAATATG cCCAAGCCTTGATGTGTTCGATACCGAAAG cTGCAGACATGTGCTCCAAGAACTTCGTACAACTTG GCGGTGCGCCAACAAGAAGCAAAAGTTTCGGCTTTGGTTTTCTTCAAAAACTGAGATTAAAACCAAGAG cCCAAGTCAACATATGTTCAGCACCGAATG caGCCCCACGcatgatgaaaatgtgttcagcACCGAACG ATGACCTGGTGGAAG AAAGCAGCCGTGACAGCCCACCACCCAAAGACCTGCTGTTGCAGGTGGTGACCCTACAGAAAGCATCCGGCTGCTGGGAGCTGGACTCCAACCTGGCAGCTGTGTTCTCCAAGTCTGTGTCAGAGGTGGAAAAACCAAAACCTCAGGAA GTAACGCCGCAGGTCTGGGCCACCATGTTGGCTCTCATCTGGCTCCACGGCTTCAAGTCTGATGACAGAGAGGAGTGGGAGCTCCTGTCCATGAAGGCGGTGTCTTGGCTGAAGGCTCAGAACG CTCCAAGCTTGGACCAGTGTGTGGCAGCCGGGAACCAACTGCTGGGCTGCAGCGTGACAAAGGACCTGCTGGGAGTTTAA